A part of Ammoniphilus sp. CFH 90114 genomic DNA contains:
- a CDS encoding DUF1657 domain-containing protein, whose amino-acid sequence MTVSTSVKQTLAGLKGAQANLETFALQTQDKQAKQMYTQAAQQTQTIISSLEQRVQKIEQEEPEYKGF is encoded by the coding sequence ATGACTGTATCTACTTCTGTAAAACAAACCCTTGCTGGATTAAAGGGAGCACAAGCCAACCTAGAAACATTTGCTTTACAAACACAAGATAAACAAGCGAAGCAGATGTATACGCAGGCCGCTCAGCAGACACAAACCATTATTTCCTCTCTAGAGCAACGCGTTCAGAAGATTGAGCAGGAAGAACCAGAATATAAAGGATTCTAG
- a CDS encoding DUF2935 domain-containing protein produces MGTANFQQAALFEHRFWLQVLGDHARMLLDQLSPKEQEEVKKAQNFIQVFDQLLIQARQNLAEKELASLTNTAKKQAEEIRGFKLHLIRRHLTEQIAIGFPPTFINHMVNEVEEYLRILDFLTKGTVPPPMHPVHHHLVWLLDAAGHSAGIAADLDMVEKKLKKQSEKFAMTFEQFYIKAVEVAGYMRTSLQHFPALDRFNHQVEVEILVFTQFLRELEAMELQQKVLSTLAPLILDHMAREECYYLTKLAEVNAARPPQCDPTKPRTEA; encoded by the coding sequence TTGGGTACTGCCAATTTTCAACAGGCTGCTTTATTTGAACACCGGTTCTGGCTTCAAGTGCTAGGAGATCATGCTCGCATGCTGCTTGACCAGCTATCACCTAAGGAACAGGAAGAAGTCAAGAAAGCTCAGAATTTTATCCAAGTCTTTGATCAGTTACTCATTCAAGCACGGCAAAACCTCGCTGAAAAAGAACTCGCTTCGTTGACCAACACGGCTAAGAAACAGGCGGAGGAAATAAGAGGATTTAAGCTCCATCTGATCCGCCGCCATTTAACCGAACAAATCGCTATTGGCTTTCCTCCTACCTTCATCAATCATATGGTGAACGAGGTTGAAGAATATCTTCGGATCTTAGACTTTTTAACGAAGGGAACTGTTCCTCCGCCCATGCACCCGGTTCATCACCACCTCGTATGGCTGCTTGATGCAGCAGGACACTCTGCAGGAATCGCTGCAGATCTAGACATGGTGGAGAAAAAGCTGAAAAAGCAGAGCGAAAAGTTTGCGATGACTTTTGAACAGTTTTATATTAAAGCTGTCGAAGTAGCCGGTTATATGAGAACCAGTTTACAGCACTTCCCGGCATTAGATCGGTTTAATCATCAAGTGGAAGTGGAAATCCTTGTCTTTACCCAGTTCCTCCGCGAACTAGAGGCGATGGAGCTCCAGCAAAAAGTTTTAAGCACGCTTGCTCCCCTAATACTCGATCATATGGCCCGTGAAGAATGCTATTATCTCACGAAGCTAGCTGAGGTGAATGCAGCCAGGCCACCTCAATGCGACCCGACCAAACCTCGAACAGAAGCCTAA